AAGCGCTGATCGTTGCCGTCCGCGACGAAACCGAAAAACTCCTTGGCGGAATCTCGGGCTACACCGCCTGGGGCTGGCTCTACATACAGTGGCTTTGGGTCGACGACAGCCTGCGCGGCCAGAACATGGCGTCACGCATGCTCGAGGCGGCCGAGGACGAGGCCACCCGGCGCGGCTGCCACGGGGCCTATATCGACACCTTCAACCCGACGGCGCTGAAGGTCTATCAGCGCCAGGGCTACAAGCCCTTCGGCGAGCTGGCAGATTTCCCCAAGGGGCGCACGCGGACCTTCCTGTCCAAGCCGCTCCAGCCGGCGGCCTGAACCGGCGGCAACTTGCTTGCCGCCCCGTCGATGGACTGGCTGCCTTGCAGGTCGCAGCCTGCAACCGGTCAGCCGGCGATGCGGCCGCCGGTCATCGGCTGAGGCACACCTGTCGTGCTCGGAAAACTGATCGGCATGCCGCGCAGGACACGTACGGCGAGGAAGGCAAAGCACTCGGCTTCCACCGCATCGCCGCGCCAGCCGATCGTGTCGGCAGAGACGGCATCGACGCCGGCGTGCTCGCGCAGCATCGCCATGAAGGTCGGGTTGTGGCGGCCGCCGCCCGAGACAAACAGCTTGTTCGGCCGCTGCGGCAGGAGGTCGAGCGCCTTGCCGACGCAGGACGCGCTGAAGGCGGTCAGGGTGGCGGCACCGTCCGCGTTGCTCAGCCCGTCGGCCATCCCTGCGGTGAAATCGAAGCGGTCGAGCGACTTGGGATAGGCAGCAGTGAGATAGGGGTGTTCGAGCAGGCGCGCGAGCCTCGCCTCGTCGACGCTGCCGGCGGCGGCGAGCGCCCCGCCCCGGTCCATCTCGCCCAGCCCCCGCGCCTTGACGAAGTCGTTGATCGGCGCGTTGGCCGGGCCGGTGTCGAAGGCGACGAGGTCGGACTTGCCGTCCCACCAGGTGACGTTGCCGACGCCGCCGAGATTGAGGATGGCGCTGTCGCCGCTTGCACCTGCCGTGCCAAGAAGTGCGGCGTGGTAGGCGGCGGCCAGCGGCGCGCCCTGCCCGCCGGCACGGATGTCGGCAGTGCGGAAATCATAGACCACCTTGGTGCCGAGGAGCGACTGCATCAGCGCGCCATCGCCGAGCTGGCGCGTCTCGCCCGGCAGGCCGCCCTTCTGCGGGCCGCGATGCAGCACGGTCTGGCCATGGAAGCCGATGACGCCGATGTCGCTCATCGCCATGCCGGCGCCCTCGACGACCTGGCGCACGGCAGCCGACTGGGCGCGGGTCAGGGCTTCTTCGGCGCTGGCGAAGATCGCAGGCTCCGGCCCCTCGAAGTTCCAGACCCGGGCTTCGGCCTGCGCCTGCTCCAGCATCGGCCGGACGGAGGCCTCGTAAGGCACGAGCGCGTAGGGACCGAAGGCCTCGATGCGCTCGCCGTCGGTCTTGAGCAGTGCGACGTCGATGTTGCCGTCGAGCACGGTTCCGGTCATCAGCCCGACCGACCAGATGGGTTGCATGTTCAAGCTCCTGTCATGATGTCGCCGACCTGGCGGCGCAGCTCTGTTATGCCGCTGTCGAAATGACGCGTCGGGTGGATACGGTTGGTGAGCAGCGTCCAGGCGCGGCCGGCGTCGAAATCGATCCAAAGGCCCGTGCCGGTAAATCCGGTATGGCCGATCGTGCCTGGGCTGCAGCGGTCGCCGCCGGACCAGCCGGCATAGGCATGCTCCCAACCATGCGTGCGCTTGTCCGAAAGCGGCGTGCGCATCAGCGCGATCGTGTCGGCAGAAGCGCCGCTGCCGTCGAGCAGGCCGTGCGCGAAAGCCAGAACCGAGGCGGCCGTGCCGAACAGTCCGGCATGCCCGGCGCCCTGCAGTGCTGCGCAATTGTCGTCATGGACCTCGCCTGACAGCACCCGGTGACGCCAGGTGCAGTCCTCGGTCGCTGCCGCCTGTTCCGGATCGGCCGAAAAGGCAAAGCCCTTGCCGGCGTCCATGCCGCGGATCCATGTGCCCGACAGGCGCTCCATGGCAAAGCCGAGCAGGATGAAGTTGATGTCGGAGTAGACAGGCGCATCGAGCTTTCGCCATTGGCGCTGCAGGATGAAGGTCCGCAGCAGATCCGGATCGCGGCCATAGCTGTAGATCGGCTCGACTGCCGGGAACGGCGTCTGGTGGCCGAGACACTGCCGGAAGGTGACCTGCCGCTCCCAGGCGTCGGCTTCGTACTGGCGCAGATCAGGCAGGACCGTCGTCAACGGCGCGTCGAGCTCGATGGTGCCCGCCTCGGCCAGCGCCAGGATGCGCGGCGTGGTAAAGATGACCTTGGTCAACGACGCCAGGTCGAACCAGGTCTCCTGCTGCATCGGGCGCTCGGACGGCACGCGCTGCGCATGGCCGATGGCGCGGGAGAACCGCTGGCCGTCCTTGTCGACGATGGCAAATACGCCGCCGGGAATCCGACCAGCGGCGACGGCCCGTTCGAGCGGGACAAATGCACGCTCGAAACGCTTGGCGATGTCGTGGCTGGCCATGTTCGCTTTCCTCAGGCCTCGGCGCGGACCTTGTGATCTGCGCCGTATTGCATCCATGTCGCGGCAGGCGGCTCGTAGCCGACCGGGCGCACCAGCGACGGCACCTGGCGGGTGTCGATCTCGAAATGCTGCTTGCGGCGGTCGATGGTGGGCACGGCAGCGATCAGCTTCCTGGTGTAGGGGTGCTGAGGGTCGGACAGCACCGATTTCGCATCGCCGATCTCGACGATCTGCCCGGCATACATCACCGCGACACGATGCGCGATGCGCTCGACCACTGCCATGTCGTGCGAGATGAACAGATAAGCGAGACCGTATTCGTGCTGTAGGTCGACCAACAGCTCGAGCACGCGGGCCTGGACCGAGACGTCGAGCGCCGATACCGCCTCGTCGAGCACCACGACCGACGGATTGAGCATCAGCGCGCGCGCAATGCACAGGCGCTGGCGCTGGCCGCCGGAGAACTGGTGCGGATAACGGGCAAGGCTGTCCTCGGGCAGGCCGACGCGTTTGAGCAGCGCTGCCATCCTGTCGCGAACCTTGACGTCGATGGGCGCGCCGGTGGCGATTACCGGCTCGGCCAGGAGTTGCTCGACATTGAGACGCGGATTGAGCGAGGCATAGGGGTTCTGGAACACCATCTGCACCGGCAGCCGGCTCTGACCAGGTCGCGCCGCCTGGGCTTCCACCGAAAACGCCCCGCGCGTCGGAGAGACGAGGCCGAGTACGGCGCGTGCCGTGGTCGACTTGCCCGAGCCGCTTTCGCCGACGATCGCCAGCGTTTCGCCCGGCATCAGGTCGAAGGCGACGCCGTCGACGGCATGCACCGCGCCTACCGACTTGCTGAACCAGCCGCCCTTCAGCGGATAGCGCACGACGAGATCGTCGACCTCGAGCTTCGGCCTGGGCAGCGGCGCTGCCGCGCGCGCTCCGTCGGTTCTCACAGCCACGCCACTGGAGAAGTGCGGCACCGCATGCAGCAGATGCTGGGTGTAGGGGTGCTGCGGCTCGTCGAGGATCTGGCTCAGCTCGCCCTGCTCGACGACCCTGCCGTCCTGCATCACCACCACACGGTCGGCGATGCCGGCGACGAGGCCGATGTCGTGGCTGATGAAGATCATCGACATGCCGGTTTCGCGCTTGAGCTCGGCCAGCAGTGCCATGATCTGCGCCTGGACTGTGACGTCGAGAGCGGTCGTCGGCTCGTCGGCGATCAAAAGGCGTGGATTGCAGGCGAGCGCCATGGCGATCATCACACGCTGAAGCATGCCGCCCGACAGTTCGTTCGGCGTCGCCTTGAGCCGCCGTTCGGCATCGGGAATACGCACCCGCTCGAGTGCGTCGCGCGCAGCCGTGCGTGCCTGCGCGCCGGTCAGGCCACGATGCAGGCGGAACGATTCCTCAATCTGGGCACCGATGGTCAGCACCGGATTGAGCGAGGTCATCGGCTCCTGGAAGATCACGCCGATCTCGGCGCCGCGAATGCCGGTCAGCTGCTGCTTGCCGGCGCTGGTGACGTCAAGCACGCTGCCGTCGGCACGCAGCAGTTCGATCTTGCCGCTGGTGATGCGGCCGCCGGCATAGTCGATCAGGCGGTTGCTCGACAGTGCGGTGACCGACTTGCCCGAGCCGCTCTCGCCGACGATCGCCAGCACCTCGCCGACGCCGAGGTCGAAGCTCACGCCATGCACGACTTCCTTGGCGCTGTCCGCCGGGCCGAAGCTGACATGCAGATCGCGGACCGAAAGGATCGGCTTCATTTCCGATGCCATCGTCACGCCCTCCTCGTCTTGGGGTCGAGGATGTCGCGCAGCGCATCGCCCAGAAGGTTGAAGCCAAGGATCGATAGCATGATGGCAACGGCCGGGAAGGCCAGCAGCCACGGCGCCTGCTCCATCAGGTTGCGTGCATCGCTCAGCATCAGGCCGAGCGACGAGGCCGGCGGCTGGGTGCCGAGGCCGAGGAAGCTCAGGCCGGCCTCGGTCAGCAGCGCCCAGGCC
The nucleotide sequence above comes from Aminobacter aminovorans. Encoded proteins:
- a CDS encoding GNAT family N-acetyltransferase, encoding MNHTITVLDKPSSDELDISGERLATFNSGDVGPAEKQALIVAVRDETEKLLGGISGYTAWGWLYIQWLWVDDSLRGQNMASRMLEAAEDEATRRGCHGAYIDTFNPTALKVYQRQGYKPFGELADFPKGRTRTFLSKPLQPAA
- a CDS encoding anhydro-N-acetylmuramic acid kinase, producing MQPIWSVGLMTGTVLDGNIDVALLKTDGERIEAFGPYALVPYEASVRPMLEQAQAEARVWNFEGPEPAIFASAEEALTRAQSAAVRQVVEGAGMAMSDIGVIGFHGQTVLHRGPQKGGLPGETRQLGDGALMQSLLGTKVVYDFRTADIRAGGQGAPLAAAYHAALLGTAGASGDSAILNLGGVGNVTWWDGKSDLVAFDTGPANAPINDFVKARGLGEMDRGGALAAAGSVDEARLARLLEHPYLTAAYPKSLDRFDFTAGMADGLSNADGAATLTAFSASCVGKALDLLPQRPNKLFVSGGGRHNPTFMAMLREHAGVDAVSADTIGWRGDAVEAECFAFLAVRVLRGMPISFPSTTGVPQPMTGGRIAG
- a CDS encoding serine hydrolase domain-containing protein, producing MASHDIAKRFERAFVPLERAVAAGRIPGGVFAIVDKDGQRFSRAIGHAQRVPSERPMQQETWFDLASLTKVIFTTPRILALAEAGTIELDAPLTTVLPDLRQYEADAWERQVTFRQCLGHQTPFPAVEPIYSYGRDPDLLRTFILQRQWRKLDAPVYSDINFILLGFAMERLSGTWIRGMDAGKGFAFSADPEQAAATEDCTWRHRVLSGEVHDDNCAALQGAGHAGLFGTAASVLAFAHGLLDGSGASADTIALMRTPLSDKRTHGWEHAYAGWSGGDRCSPGTIGHTGFTGTGLWIDFDAGRAWTLLTNRIHPTRHFDSGITELRRQVGDIMTGA
- a CDS encoding ABC transporter ATP-binding protein: MKPILSVRDLHVSFGPADSAKEVVHGVSFDLGVGEVLAIVGESGSGKSVTALSSNRLIDYAGGRITSGKIELLRADGSVLDVTSAGKQQLTGIRGAEIGVIFQEPMTSLNPVLTIGAQIEESFRLHRGLTGAQARTAARDALERVRIPDAERRLKATPNELSGGMLQRVMIAMALACNPRLLIADEPTTALDVTVQAQIMALLAELKRETGMSMIFISHDIGLVAGIADRVVVMQDGRVVEQGELSQILDEPQHPYTQHLLHAVPHFSSGVAVRTDGARAAAPLPRPKLEVDDLVVRYPLKGGWFSKSVGAVHAVDGVAFDLMPGETLAIVGESGSGKSTTARAVLGLVSPTRGAFSVEAQAARPGQSRLPVQMVFQNPYASLNPRLNVEQLLAEPVIATGAPIDVKVRDRMAALLKRVGLPEDSLARYPHQFSGGQRQRLCIARALMLNPSVVVLDEAVSALDVSVQARVLELLVDLQHEYGLAYLFISHDMAVVERIAHRVAVMYAGQIVEIGDAKSVLSDPQHPYTRKLIAAVPTIDRRKQHFEIDTRQVPSLVRPVGYEPPAATWMQYGADHKVRAEA